The Malus sylvestris chromosome 14, drMalSylv7.2, whole genome shotgun sequence genome segment TGAAATAGAGCATGCACCAACAGTAATGTAATGCAATAAGCAACTCAATGAAGTGGAGTCAACCTTATTAAGAATCGCAAGTGATTTATCTCTCTCATCTGATAAGTTGAGCAATCGAGACTGAAGCTCCCTCGCTTCAGTTGCTAAAATTGCTTTCTCCCCAAAGACTTCTCCAGCATGCTGCACAGAAAGAATATAACCTCAGTTATGATGCACCTTTAATTAAAATTAGCATAACTCAGAATCCATTAACTTCAAACTTTAATCACATTTCACAAAATACAACCATGTCATTTGCGTCTTTTGCATGTGCCAACATCCGTTTAAGGTCATCCACCTTGACCATGATATCCAAACCTCCCCTAGAAGCTTCCTCTTGAACAATATCCACTGCTTTCTCCTGGACCTCCACTTCTCTCATCATGTTGATGACCAATTCCATGGCTGAAAATAGGGTTTTCTGCAACATTGTTAAACGATTAGGAACTCTATCATCGGGGAGGAGAGAAAGAATGGTGCCGCCAAAAACTAACTCCATGACAATGGTGGGTCCGCAAaataacacaaacaaaacattaaGAATACACTTTCAAATATCAAAACAAGATTTATTATCCCAAGATAATACATATTATTGGTAAAAAGAAAAACGAATACCTGCTTGTACCGGTGGAGTCCCAGGACTTTGAACTTGCACAGGACTGACAACCAAAAATG includes the following:
- the LOC126599177 gene encoding uncharacterized protein LOC126599177 — its product is MELVFGGTILSLLPDDRVPNRLTMLQKTLFSAMELVINMMREVEVQEKAVDIVQEEASRGGLDIMVKVDDLKRMLAHAKDANDMHAGEVFGEKAILATEARELQSRLLNLSDERDKSLAILNKVDSTSLSCLLHYITVGACSISLIYPSIFRLPHFYAVFFISYSSKTTIV